The Herpetosiphon gulosus nucleotide sequence AGCCAAGGCCAAGCTGCCAGCCAAACCAGCGCCCAAATAAACGCCCAAGGCAGTCGAGCTTGGCAACAGACCGATCAAGCGCGGTACGCCAGTCGTGGCCCAAACGCCTTCGCCCAAAGCAAAACGCACCAAACCATCGCCAGCGACCCAAGCCGCCATGACGATATAGCTCCAGAGCATACTTTGGGGTTTAACCCGCTGAGTTGCCAATAAGATCAAGACCACACAAGCCCAAATCGCTGGCTCGATGATTGTGCGACGCAATTCGCGCAAGGCTGTCGCAGGCTCGACCAAGCCACTAGAGCCAAGGCTTAATCCAGCCGCCAGCACCAAACCTAAGGCGAAAACGCCAATCGGCCAATACCAACGAGCTTTGAACCAAGCAATACTAGGCCTTTGGCCGCCTCGCCAGCGCCAAACCACATGCAACAGCAAGCCAGCAATACTAATACCAAACAAGGTTTCGTTGAGCGGAAAGCTCAAGCTACCAACCAAGCGGGCACGATAATACAGCGGAATCGCAAGCAACGGCAGACAAGCGGCTAAACTTGGGCGTAAGCCAATGAAGCCAACTAATGCGAGCAGCCCAATTGCCGCCACAGGCCATGGCAAGCCAAACCATGCCGCCAACGCCACGCCTGCCGCCAACATCAGCCAATCTTTGGCTAATACATCACGTAAAACCCACCATAACAAGCCTGCCAAACTTAAGGCTAAAATGCTAGCCAAGGCCCAACGCCACCATGGCCGTGGATTGGTTTGGCTAGTGCTGGTTTGTTGCAAGGTTTGGGCATATTGGTCAAGCACCTGACGATAGGTTTGATCAAGCTCACGCAGTTGGCGTTGGCTATAACTGGATCGACCAACCTCAATCGCAGCTTGGGTCGCTTGTTCAAGCGTGCCATTGCTAATCGTAATTGCGCGGGTATGAAAATAGTTGCTGCTTGGGGCTAGCCAATCGCTGCGGGTTCCAAGTGGTGGTGGATACAGTTTAAGATGCTCGACGATTGGCCATGTAGCTGAACGCAATTGCTCGGCCAATGCGCCTAAATCGCGAGTTTGGCCCATCAAGGCCGTATCGTAGGCTTGCAAAGCATGGCGCTCATGCTCGGCTGCTAACGAGGCTTGGGCTAATAATTCAACATCAGCCGCCAATTCGCGCCGCGCTTGGGTTTGTTGCTCGGGGCTAAGTTGGGCCAATTGCACGCCACGACGCTCGAAATCGCCACGTTCGCCATCAAGCAGGCTAGCTGCAGCGACGGCAATTTGGCGTTGCTCAGCCTGTTGATCAAGCATGACAAGGCTCGCCTGCACCAAGGTTGCTGGCGCGTTGGCATTCGATAAAGCTGGCATTGGTAAAAATAATGCCCAACAGCTAAGGCCCAGTAAAAGCAAAGCCAACACTCGATCAAACTGGCGCGATTGAGCCATACATTATCTTTCCAAACTGCTATACCAGATCATGAGGTTGATATCCCACTTCAAGCAAGTTAACTATTGATGAATGTGGGAGTAAACATCCTGCACCCGAATCCTGCCCAGAGGGGTTACCAGCAACCACAAAGCAGGCTAGGATCAACCACGGTTCATCGTTGCTGAAGCTTAGGCATCACGAGACGGTGGCGCTTGTTGGGCCAACACGCTTGCAACATCGGGCGGTTGCCAATCGGCGGGTTTAAGCTGTTTACCATCGGCTCGGCGGGGGCCAGTGGTTTTGGCCAAATTTGCCCGATGCACTTCAGCAAACACCGGATTCAAATCAATGCCATAGGTTAGGCATAGGCCATAGGTAACATACAGTAAATCAGCGGCTTCTTGAGCAATAGCAACCAGATCTCCAGCGTTAACCGCCGCTTGGAGTTCGGTATATTCTTCCTGAAGTAATGTTTGGCGCAAAGCTTGCACAGCGAGAGATGGCAGTTGGGGGGTCTCTGGCAACTCCATTCCAATCGCCTCGTGAAATGCTCGCACCGCAGCGCTATGATCTGGCATCGTCAACCTCAAACCAATGAACCGCGTTTATCCTACCCGTGATCAGCGAATGCTGCAACTGATGGCCCTGTTTTTGCCGTCATAGTCGCATCACAATCCCTAGTTTCGGAGCCTTTTCGCATGACAATGTACTCACGCCAGATTGACGCGCAGACCCGTACTGCGCAATTCTCCTATGATCCACGTGGGATCTTATGGATCATCTCGCTCCCTGCAGCCCAAGAAACGCCTGCTGACGCGACTGAAAATGTAGCAGTCATGCAACGGCTCTTGGCGAATCGGCCAAATAGTGCAGTTATTCTCGATATGCGAGCCTTAGAAGCGATCGATCGTGAAGCTCGCCATATTTATACGAGCGGCGATACAAAATTCCCCACCCGAGCCTTAGCGATCGTGGTCGAATCGGCTACCAGCCGCATCACTGGCAATCTCTATATGACGATTAGCCGTGGGAGCGGTCGCCCAACCCGCATGTTTCAAACTCCCGCCGATGCTGAAATTTGGGCGGTTAATCAACTTAACTAATTAAAAAGTGTTAGGCGAGGGGATGCTAGCTAGCCTAGCATCCCCTTTAGTGGTTAAAGCGCCACTATTTGTCAATCATTACAAGGCTTCGTTTAGTGCTGTATGTTGGACACAGCGAAAGCCTGTGCCATTGCTAGGTTGATCATCAATTTGCTCGTTGCTAATGCGCCATGTGCTATGTAAAACGCCGGCCATGCTGGCGAACGAGCCACCTCGGCGGGTATGGCGAGCCGTCGGAATTAATGGCCCACGTGGGTTGATGGTATCTTTAGCGTGATAGGCGTGAGGATCATACCAATCGGCAGTCCATTCGGCAGCGTTACCAAGCAGATGTGCCACCCCATAAGCACTTTGACCCTCAGGCAGACTATCAACATTCATTAATGGTGGGCTGAGCTTGCCTTGGGTAAAATTCAGTTTAGCGGGCTGCCAATCGTTGCCCCAAGGAAAGCGCCAAAGCTGCTTACCACGGGCAGCGACCTCCCATTCGGCCTCAGTTGGTAAGCGTTTGCCCAACCAAATACAATAGGCTTGAGCTTCGCTGGGAGTTATTTGCACCACTGGTTTATCCAAATGTTCAGTAATGGCTGAATTTGGGCCATGAGGATGCCGCCAATTGGCTCCTTTGATTAATTCAAACCCGTTGCTATCGCTCCAGACATAGCCTGCACCTTGGGTTTCAGCTTGGGTTAAGAGGCTAGGATGGGCCTCGCTGTAGCGCAGAAAATCACGATTACTGACCTCAAAGCGATCGATGGCAAATGCATCAAGTTGAATTAAACGCTGTGGTTGTTCATCGGCAAACCATGAGCTATCGCAGCCAGTCTGATGCACTTGGCACAACCGCGTATATTCAGCAATATCGGCATCGCTACTGCCTTGCACATATTCGCCAGATGGAATTAAGGCCATGTTGCTTGGTGTATGGGTAGAGGCTGCCGTCGCTTGAAATAAGGAAACCATTGGCCAAGCAAGCAGGCTGATCAGCCCAACCAAGCCCAGCCATTGATAGAACTTGTTGGGAAAACGTGGCTTAACCGGAATACTTGGGGTTCGGGTTGGGAGGGTGGTGAGCGAATCTGGTGCATCAACTTGGGGATTGACAACCTGTTTGAGGGTACTTGGGGCTTGGTTGGGAATAATGCTTTGGACAACGTGGTTCAGCAATGCTTGATCAAGCTGCTGTTTGAAACCACTTTGCAGATAGCTCTCAAGCCACGTTGTCGTCAGTGGTTCAGGTGGAATAATACTAGTAGCACTGAGGATTGTGATGAGCCATGGTTGGGTTGCCCGACCTTCGGCCAGTACAATCCAAATTAATGCGGCTAAAGTTTTATCTTCGACCATCACTCGTTGACGGGAAGCATAGCGTAATGTACGTAGTGTATCAACCCCGATGCTCAAGCAATCGGCTATATGCGCTTCTGTACTTGGCATGGAGCCACTTCGTTGACTTTGGACTAACTTTAACCCATCCCCGACTGCCCGACAAAACTGCTGACGATTGGTAATATCAGCCATTGTGCTACCTCCATTAAGCACGATCAAACACTGCTAGCTTACCTCATATCTATACCATTTTGAATCCTCTTCTGTAATGTTTTAGAGAAGTCTGTAGCTCCTCTACAGGATTCTCTGTACTTTATTAGAGACTATTTGCTCAATCTTCTTCAACTACCCTCCAGTGCCTTCCATTTACTAAACTGCTAGGCTAGAAGTATCTATTCCTGGCATCGAAAGGAGGTATTGATTGATGACATGTTTGGTGGGGCTGTTGCTGCTTTTGGGGCTGGCAAGCATCCTGGTGCTGATTGCGCTACCCAATGGTCGGCGCTTGGAAATGTTGCAATGGTCGGTACGTGGGTGTTTGGTTGTCGTGGTCAGTTTGCTGGGCCTGAGTTGTTTTCTTGGCAGCCTGTTGCTGTTGTTGAGGGCACGATGAAGATTTGGCTGCAAATTGATGCCACTCCCGGTAATTTAGCTGGGCGGGCTGGCTTAGGCTTGGTCATTCGCCAAAACGATGGGGCGATTTTGCGCTGGGCAATGCAGCAAGCTCGTGCCGACACCAATAACATAGCGGAATATCAAGCTTTAGTTCATGGGTTGCGTTTGGTGCAACGCTATTACCCCCAAGCCCATGTCATTTGCCTGACCGATAGTTTGTTGATTGTTGATCATCTGGCTGGACGGTGTGCTGTGCGCACGCCGCACTTACACCCGTTGCATAGCCAAGCTTGCCAATTAATCAGTCGTTGTGTGAGTTTTCGCGTCGTGCATATTCGGCGAGCCTACAATCGCCTCGCCGATGCCCTCGCTTGGGAGGCACTCAGCGGAACCAAGGCCTTGGTGCAATGGGTCAATACAACACAGGAGCATCTGCATGAGTAGTTTGGAACAGCATGTTGATACCTTACTTGAGGATGGCGCGGCATTATTAAATGGCAACCCGAGCCAAAAACTCATCCAACAATTAACGTTTAATGGGTTAGCCACTCCGCCACAACTAATTGCTCGTCGATTTTTGGGTAAGTTGGTTGATGTTTTAGTACCGCCAGCTTTTACGGCGATTCTGAGTGGTCCGCAAGGGTTGCGGCGTTGCCTAACCAGCGGTAGCTACAATCTTTGGGATATTCCGCGTGGGCCAGTAATGGTGCAATGGGTTTCGATGAGCCGCATGCGCCGCGAAATTGGGCCAATCGAAGGTTGGAGCGCCGATAAATGGCGTGTTCGCTTTACGGTCGTCGTCGATTTCGAGGTCTGCGATCCCTCTCTGATTGCGACTCATCAAGCCCCACTCATCGTGCTCGAAGATGTGGTGCGGAGCGCTGCAATGCAGCAATTCGAGCGCATGAGCCACGAAGCGTTGACGGGCTATGATCCCGAGATTGGCGGGATTGATCGGCCTGCCTTGCGCATGTTTGAGCAATTGAGCCAAGAACCAGCTTTGGCTGGCCTGACCCTGATTCGCTTGCAGATTCTTGATCGAGCTGGCGATCTGCGACGCATTGAGGCGGCAACCGAAACTGCCGTTGCCATTGCCCAGCTTGAGGAAGCAACCCGTTTGCAACGTGCCGAAGATCAAGCAGCCTTATTGACGATTGATGGGCAGGTGCTGCGCCAATCGGCGGAAGCAGCCTTGCGCATGGCCGCGACAATTGATGAAGGCCGCGAACAGCTTGCCCGCCATGATATTGCCGCCCAACGCCATGCGCTCGATGCCCAATTGCATGTGCTCGAAGCTAATATGCGGGCACAGGTGGCCGAAATTGCCCGCGAGGAGCAAGCTTGGCAACATGAGCAACAACGCCTGATGCTGGAATGGCAAAGCCAAATTCAAGCCCAACAAAACGAGCAAACCCACGATCAGCAATATCAAATGTTGGATCTTCAACATCGGTTTGAGGCCTTGCATGCTGAACGCGCTCATGAAGTTGAAGAACGTCGCCACCAACGCGAGCGTGAGTTGCGAGCCATGCAACAGCGCCACGAACAGGTATTAATCAATCAGCGTGAACGGCTCGAACATTGGCGTTCACAGCATGAACGATCACTCCAACTAAACCAACAGCAACATCAAGAGCAATTGGCCTTGATTCAGGGCACAACCACGATTGCTAGCCAAGCAGCTGGCTATATGGCTCAATTTGGGATGCCAAGCCGTCGCATCGGCAGCAACGATTTGGCCCATGATCCAACCTTAATTGCTGGTGAGGGCTTGCGCAGTTTGCGTATGCTCCAAGAGCAATTACAACCCCAAATCACTGAGCAAGCCGCCCCAAGCGAGGCCAGCGATGCTAGCCATTGATTGCCAAGCAACCCGCTTGAATCTGCCAGCGCTTTGGACTCCTGCCCATGGCTTGTTGTTTGAGCAACGGGCAGTCTCTGTGGCACGCTGGGTGTTGCCAATTCAGGCCTTGCCGCCGACCAACGGACTGCCACGCTGCATTCATCAACAATGGTTGCGCTGGTTGGCAGGCTGGCATGGCTTGCCCGATGCCGCTAACACCCGTTTGCAATTGCGAATTTGGCGACATGCCCATGGGTTGAGTTTGAGCTATGTGGGCATGGTTTGGCATGAACAGGCCAGTATTGCCATGCAGATTGCCCAAACTGCTGCCCGTTGGATGCATGCGTTATTGCCAACCGGCTATGCCTGCCAAGTGATCGAGCAGCATGAGCAATTAATTGACCAGTTGCAGGATCAATGGCTGCGCAGTTTGCCCTATCAAGCCTTTGTGCGCTTGCAACATCAGGCTATCGTGGCTCAACCTTTCGTTTCGGCCTACCCGAGCCATGCCTGGCAAGCCAGTTTGCGAGCCTTGTGGGCCAGCGCTAGCCCCAGCCTGATCTGCCTCACTGTTCAGCCAACCCAACTCTACCCCGAGGAACGAGCCGAACTTCAGCGCCAGTCTGACCAACCAGCAGCCCAACTGGCCCAACGCTGGCAGCATTGTTGGCAGCGGAGCTTGTTGGTTTGTAGTACAGATCCGTTGTTGCTGGTGGCAGGGTTGCAAGCCGACCACGCACCGAGCTCACAACAACAATTACTTGATATTTGTTTGCCGCAGGCCGAAGAGCATGCTGCTGCTTTGGCCGAGGTTTGCTGGGGCAATTGTGAGCCATGGGCCACAACTGATTGGGCTTATCAACGTTTGGCTCAATTGATTGCCAACGAACAACTGATGACCTGGCTCAGCTTGCCCGATTTAAGCCCCAACGAACGCCAAACCTATCAAATTTCCAGCACGAACCCTATGGAGGAAGCCTATGCAGCCACGTTATGAATCGGCCATGTTGGCCGAAATTGCCAGCGTCGATAATTTAACCCGCGCTTGGAGCCATGTGCGGCGTAATATTCGCATTTCGCAACGCGGGCGTTCGCATGGCCCCGATGCAGTAACAATTTTAGATTTTGAGGCCGCTTGGGTTGAGCATATGCAACAGTTGGCGATGGAATTGCAAAGCCAAATTTATCGGCCTTTGCCACCACGGCGGCTTTTTTTGGATAAACGTGATGGTGGTAAACGCAGCATTGCGATTCTGGCCGTGCGCGACCGGATTGCCCAACGGGCGGTGTTGCAAATTCTTGAGCCAGAAATCGAGCCAACCTTTTTGGATTGTTCCTATGGTTTTCGGCCTTACGTTGGTGTGCCGCATGCGCTCACCCGAATCGAACGCTACCGCCAGCAGGGGTTGCAATGGGTTGCCCACGCCGATATTAGCGATTGTTTTGGCACAATCGATCATCAAATTTTGCTCAGTCAATTGCATCAACGGATTAGCGATCGCGCCGTCGTCGAATTAATTAGCCAGTGGCTGAGCGTTGGCGTGATGGAGGATGCTGCAACCACCGAGGCCAGTAATTGGTGGGATGACGGCGAAGATCTGCTTGAACGCTTGGCAAAACATGGCGAAGATTTGCTCTGGCCAAATCAGGTGGGCTACCCCCAAGCTAGCTCGACCTATGATCCACAGACCCTAGATTTTGAAGCCAGCCGCACTGATAGTTTGCGCAAACGGGCTTTGCAAGGCCTCGCTAGCAACGCCGCCTTGTGGGGCATAACCCATAGCAAACGGGTTATTAGTGGCTTGCGTAGTTTGGCTCCGTTATTAAAACAAGTGCCTGGTGGCGGCCTGACATGGGGTGCTGCCGGAATCGCAACCTTAGCCTTGATTCCGCTGAGCCAACGTTTGTTGCGCCAGCGTGAACGCGGCACGCTCCAAGGTGGGGCAATTTCACCGATGCTCGCCAATATCTACCTCGATTCCTTTGATCGGGCGATGACTGAGCGTGGCCATATTTTGGTGCGCTTTGCTGATGATTTTGTGCTGCTCGGGGCGCATCAAGCAGCGGTTGAGCAAGCCCTTGCCGATGCAACCAATGTGCTCAAACGCCTACGCCTCGCCACCAAAGAGAGTAAAACCGGCGTGCAGCATTTCAACGATGGTCTGACTTTCCTTGGGCATCGCTTCGCCGTTCAACCCCAAGCTGAAGCCGAACGTTGGTCAAGCTTCGAAGCTGCTGAGCGGGCGATTAAAGAGCGATTACGCAAACCTCGTAAATAAGCCAATTAAGGAGTGTGATGATGAACCTGTATCTTGTGCCACTGGCCGATATTGAAGCCAGCGTTGAAGCTGAATTGATGCCTGCCCGTTTAGCCGAATTAGCCGCGATTCCAAACCTAACCCTGGAGGTAATCGCTGCCTTGCCCAACCCGATTGTGCTTGATCGCCGCCCCCATGACAAGCTGGAAATTATGAATGGCCGTCATCGAATTTATTATGCCCGCCAAGCCAATTTGGTTGCTGTGCCCGCTCAATGCTTGTGGTTGCCGACGGATGATCTGCGGCTACCAGATTACCCACGCTATCAACCGCCAACCGAGATCGAACCAGCAAGTGAGCAAGTTGCGCCAATGATGAGTGCGCCAACGATTCCAATCAATCAGCCTAGCGCCGCTGAGCCTGATGCGGCAACCTCGCATGGTTTACCTGTACGCCCGAGTATTCCACGACATTGGCTAATTGGTGGCTTGGTAGGCACTGGTTTGTTGATCTTGGTTATTTGGTGGCTCCAGCAGGGGCGCTATCCTTCCAGTGCCCAAGCGCGGGCAATGCTCGATGAATATCATTTGGTGCGCAAAGGCATCGTACAGGTCGAAGATTTTAGCATCGTTGAGGCGGTTGGACTGGAGCGCTTTGGCACGGAATATTATCTGGTCACCTTTGAGGCCGATTTTGTCTATCAACAGGCGACTGGCGTTGGCTTTCTCGATTATGGCAACGAGGTTGGCGATGTTGAACATGTCGAGGGTGAGATTTATTTTGAGCAAACCAGCGATGGTTGGAAAGGCAAAACTGGCTCGATCAATCGCACTGACTATTAAAAGGACCATCAGTTATGCCAACTCTCTATTTAAATGAGCAAGGCACTCGCTTGGGCAAAAAAGATGAGCGTTTGATCATCCTGCGTGGCCAAGAGCTGATCAACGATATTCCAGTGATCAAAGTTGATCGGGTGATTGTGATGGGCCAAGGGGTGCAGGTATCGCATGCAGCAATTGTGTTTCTGGCTCAACGTGGAATTCCCTTAATTTTCACTTCTCAATCAGGCGGCTCACAGAAGGCCATGGTTTCGGCGGGCTTGGGCAATAATGCCGCCTTGCGCCTCGCCCAATGCCGAATTGTCGATAACCCAAATTTAGCGGTTCCCTTGGTGCAGGCGATTGTGGTGGGCAAAGTTGCCAATCAAATTCAGCTCCTAGAGCGTTATGGCAGCAATTGGGGTGGTATGGGGGTGCGTGCCAAGCAAACCATGCAGCATGTCATTCAACAAACGCAACGCATGCCCGATATTGACCAATTGCGTGGCCTCGAAGGAGCTGGGGCAGCGGCCTATTGGGGCGCATGGAGCGCTGTTTTCAAAACTGCCTGGGGTTTTGCGGGCCGCGCTTATCGCCCAACCCCCGATCCGTTGAATGCCCTGTTGAGTTTTGGCTACACGCTGCTACTCAACGATTTGATGACGGCGGTGCAATCGCTGAGCTTCGACCCCTACTTAGGAATCTTTCACACGGTGCAATTTGGGCGACCCTCGTTGGCGCTCGATCTCGAAGAGGAATTTCGGCCCTGTATCGTTGATC carries:
- a CDS encoding O-antigen ligase family protein, producing MAQSRQFDRVLALLLLGLSCWALFLPMPALSNANAPATLVQASLVMLDQQAEQRQIAVAAASLLDGERGDFERRGVQLAQLSPEQQTQARRELAADVELLAQASLAAEHERHALQAYDTALMGQTRDLGALAEQLRSATWPIVEHLKLYPPPLGTRSDWLAPSSNYFHTRAITISNGTLEQATQAAIEVGRSSYSQRQLRELDQTYRQVLDQYAQTLQQTSTSQTNPRPWWRWALASILALSLAGLLWWVLRDVLAKDWLMLAAGVALAAWFGLPWPVAAIGLLALVGFIGLRPSLAACLPLLAIPLYYRARLVGSLSFPLNETLFGISIAGLLLHVVWRWRGGQRPSIAWFKARWYWPIGVFALGLVLAAGLSLGSSGLVEPATALRELRRTIIEPAIWACVVLILLATQRVKPQSMLWSYIVMAAWVAGDGLVRFALGEGVWATTGVPRLIGLLPSSTALGVYLGAGLAGSLALALCAESAKQRQLAWLLSLPLNFGVLLTFTRGAWLGVAGAAALILLLQRRWRLLLGAGGLAGVGLAGFALIQPSLLARVLRFGEGTGSARQEIWASAWRAVQDQPVLGFGLDQFAQLEPSRYGIPQIRFLTLAHPHNLLLDVWLQLGLLGLLVVLAMLGWQIWRWWGSKQALGLVVLAILADLVIHGMLDQTMLGGDMIYLWWSLLLISVWRPSATEES
- a CDS encoding MazG nucleotide pyrophosphohydrolase domain-containing protein, yielding MPDHSAAVRAFHEAIGMELPETPQLPSLAVQALRQTLLQEEYTELQAAVNAGDLVAIAQEAADLLYVTYGLCLTYGIDLNPVFAEVHRANLAKTTGPRRADGKQLKPADWQPPDVASVLAQQAPPSRDA
- a CDS encoding SUMF1/EgtB/PvdO family nonheme iron enzyme, whose amino-acid sequence is MADITNRQQFCRAVGDGLKLVQSQRSGSMPSTEAHIADCLSIGVDTLRTLRYASRQRVMVEDKTLAALIWIVLAEGRATQPWLITILSATSIIPPEPLTTTWLESYLQSGFKQQLDQALLNHVVQSIIPNQAPSTLKQVVNPQVDAPDSLTTLPTRTPSIPVKPRFPNKFYQWLGLVGLISLLAWPMVSLFQATAASTHTPSNMALIPSGEYVQGSSDADIAEYTRLCQVHQTGCDSSWFADEQPQRLIQLDAFAIDRFEVSNRDFLRYSEAHPSLLTQAETQGAGYVWSDSNGFELIKGANWRHPHGPNSAITEHLDKPVVQITPSEAQAYCIWLGKRLPTEAEWEVAARGKQLWRFPWGNDWQPAKLNFTQGKLSPPLMNVDSLPEGQSAYGVAHLLGNAAEWTADWYDPHAYHAKDTINPRGPLIPTARHTRRGGSFASMAGVLHSTWRISNEQIDDQPSNGTGFRCVQHTALNEAL
- a CDS encoding ribonuclease HI family protein, encoding MKIWLQIDATPGNLAGRAGLGLVIRQNDGAILRWAMQQARADTNNIAEYQALVHGLRLVQRYYPQAHVICLTDSLLIVDHLAGRCAVRTPHLHPLHSQACQLISRCVSFRVVHIRRAYNRLADALAWEALSGTKALVQWVNTTQEHLHE
- a CDS encoding reverse transcriptase domain-containing protein; protein product: MQPRYESAMLAEIASVDNLTRAWSHVRRNIRISQRGRSHGPDAVTILDFEAAWVEHMQQLAMELQSQIYRPLPPRRLFLDKRDGGKRSIAILAVRDRIAQRAVLQILEPEIEPTFLDCSYGFRPYVGVPHALTRIERYRQQGLQWVAHADISDCFGTIDHQILLSQLHQRISDRAVVELISQWLSVGVMEDAATTEASNWWDDGEDLLERLAKHGEDLLWPNQVGYPQASSTYDPQTLDFEASRTDSLRKRALQGLASNAALWGITHSKRVISGLRSLAPLLKQVPGGGLTWGAAGIATLALIPLSQRLLRQRERGTLQGGAISPMLANIYLDSFDRAMTERGHILVRFADDFVLLGAHQAAVEQALADATNVLKRLRLATKESKTGVQHFNDGLTFLGHRFAVQPQAEAERWSSFEAAERAIKERLRKPRK
- the cas1 gene encoding CRISPR-associated endonuclease Cas1, which encodes MPTLYLNEQGTRLGKKDERLIILRGQELINDIPVIKVDRVIVMGQGVQVSHAAIVFLAQRGIPLIFTSQSGGSQKAMVSAGLGNNAALRLAQCRIVDNPNLAVPLVQAIVVGKVANQIQLLERYGSNWGGMGVRAKQTMQHVIQQTQRMPDIDQLRGLEGAGAAAYWGAWSAVFKTAWGFAGRAYRPTPDPLNALLSFGYTLLLNDLMTAVQSLSFDPYLGIFHTVQFGRPSLALDLEEEFRPCIVDRMVLDVLDAGLLQISDFSRTEKGFLLNDRARKTFIQAYEQRMQTPIRYPATGNNEPLRRVLLLQTQHLARVLQGEEPRYQPYYWSD